The Verrucomicrobiales bacterium sequence ATGGAAATCGCTGATTATGTCGAGGCGCTGTTCGGGCCGGGGATCGCTTTGGAGGACCTGGCCCAAGCCTACGCGTACCAGTGGGCTGTTCTGCTGCTGCTGCCTTGGCTCGTGCTGGGACCTTATTTGATGTACCTGCTGCTGGGGCTGCCGCTCCGGCGCAAGGAGCGGGCGCGGCTCTTCTTGGATCTCTTGGAGCAGGGACTGAGCGAGGGCCGGACGGCGGAGGAGGTGGTCCGGTCCATCAGCGAGAGCTGCGAGCCGTTGTTCGATCCGTGGTCGGAATTTCTGCAGCCATCGCTGCGTCAAGGCGAGAGCTTGGATCGCGCTTTGGCGCACGCGCCCGGCTTCCTCCCTTCCTCCATTACCGTCCAGCTGCAAATCGGTGGCCAGGTGGGAGAGGTGCGACGCGTCATCCCAGCCTGCCGACGACTTCTAGCGGATGCTCGAAGCGAGGTGATGGCGGGTTTCAATTACTTCCTGCTCCTGACCTTCGCCCTGGTGCCCATGTCGCTCTTGGCGATTGGAACCATCCGGATTTGGGTGCTGCCGAAGCTGCGGGACATCGGCCGCGACATGGTCGATTCGCCTGGGTTGGGAACCGATCCCGCGGCCGAGTACATTCAGCCCCTGGCGGGGGTTCAGCTGGTGCTGCTTCTGCTGGTGATTCCGATGGTGCTAAGCTACCTGGTCGGCCCGGAGTTGGGTCGGCGGTTCCGGCTGGGCGGTTTGCCCTTATGGGATCTGGTGGCGGACTGGATTCCCTGGGCCCGCCAACGTATGAGGCGTGATTTCGCGTCGGGATTGGCAACCCTGCTCGACGCCGGAGTCCCCGAAGCGACGGCCGTCGCGGCCGCCGCCCGTTGTGCCGGGAATGTCCCCTTCGAACGGCGCGCACGCCGGGTCCTGCGCCAGCTGGAGCAGGGCTCTCCGCTTGGAGAGGCCTTAACTCATCTGGATCGGGCAGGAGAGCTGCGGTGGCGACTGGAGAACTCCGGAGCAGGACGTGGGAGCTTTTGCACCGCGCTCGAAGGATGGATCGAGCGCCTCGACGCGCTGGCCTTTCGGCAACAGCAGGGGCTGACACAGCTGGGGGTGTCACTGTTGCTGACCTTGAACGCCGTCTCGGTCGGGCTGATCGCCCTTTCTGTGTTCGGCTTCGTCATCCGGCTTCTGGATCTCGCGCTCCTATGGTGACCACGCGACGAACATCTCTTCGCAGGGCTCCTGGGCCTTCCCTCCGGGGGGGCGCGCTCATGCTGGAATTGGTGGTGGCGATGGCGATTCTGGTTCTGGCGGTCTTCCCCATCGCGTTTCAATTTTTGATCGAACAACGCATTGTGAGAGACAGCTATCGGGAGGCGGTGGTGATGGAGATCTTGGACGGAGAGGCGGAGTTCCTGCGGGCGGGCGCATGGAAGAACCTGGAACTGGGCGCGGCCGAATACCCCGTCAACGCCGAGTCGCAGGTCTCGCTCCCGCCGGGCGGGTTCTTCGTTACGCGCTCTTCCGATCGGGTCCGCCTGGATTGGAGGCCCGACCCGGGGGTCAAGCTCCGCGGTCAATCCAGGGAGTTTTTGATCCCATGAAGAACGAGCGCGGCGCCACGTTGATTGAGTTGCTGGTGTACATCGCCATCTTTGCGGTGGTCCTCACGTTGGCCATTTCGGCCTACCACCAGGCCGATGTGACATCGCGCGGGCTTTCCCGGAACGCCGCCGAGATCGTGCGCGCGGTTCAGGCCGGAGAGTTCTGGCGTCGGGAAGTTCGCGCGGCCGTCGGCCGACCCCGGCTCGAGGCGGCGGGGGAGGGACTTGCCGTGCTCCGTTTGCCCCTGTCGGGAGGTGAAGTTCTGTACCACTTCAAAGCCGGCCAGGTGTGGCGTCAGGATCCCAGCCAAGCGCAGCCAGTGATTTTCCTTCCGGAGGTCAAAAACTCGCAATTCTTTGCCGAGCGGCGCGGGGAGGTGGACGGCTGGCGCTGGGAGCTCGAGCTGATGTCCCGTCGCACCAATGCGGCCATCAAACCCCGGTTCACGTTTCTGGCTCCTCTCTCACCCGCGTCCGGTCGCATGCCTCCATGAAAACCCAGAGCTCTCGGTCCCTTCGCTGTCGCCGGCACGCCTCCGCCATGATCGCGGTGTTGATGGTCCTGGCGCTCATTAGCGCGTTCAGCGTGGCCACGGCGCAACGGATGTATTCGCTCAAGCGGGATCTCAAGCTGATTGAGCAGAAGCAGATGCTGAAGTTCCGGCCACCCCCTGGGCTGACGAACCGCGTCGAGCTCAGCCCGAAACCTGAAGCCAAAGCGGAGACAGGTCTCCGCGCTCCATAGCACTCCGGCCGGGCGCGATTTCCGGGTTGCATCCAACGCGGCTTTGGCCTACTTGAGGGTTTGTCCAAGGAGGACAAAGGATGTTTTTACCCAATCATGCCCGCGAGAGCTCTATCTCGCCGATGGCCCGTGTCCGGGGGTTTACGCTAGTTGAGCTGGTTTCGGTCTTCGCCATTCTAGCGGTGCTGGGAAGCTTGATGACGCCGGTGCTGATCTCCGCGCGAAATCGCGCTCGGGATGTCGGATGCCTCGCCAACCTCCGCGAATGGGGGCGTGCGACGTTGCTTTATGCCAACGAGCATGACGACCGTCTGCCCAAGGATGGCACCCCGAACGGAACCTCGCAGGATGGAGGGTGGTATGTCGACCTGCCGCGCACCCTTTCTCTCCCTACGTATCATCACATGCCGTGGCGCACCAATGAATCCATCGAGCCCGCCAGGTCGCTGTGGATATG is a genomic window containing:
- a CDS encoding type II secretion system F family protein, with product MEIADYVEALFGPGIALEDLAQAYAYQWAVLLLLPWLVLGPYLMYLLLGLPLRRKERARLFLDLLEQGLSEGRTAEEVVRSISESCEPLFDPWSEFLQPSLRQGESLDRALAHAPGFLPSSITVQLQIGGQVGEVRRVIPACRRLLADARSEVMAGFNYFLLLTFALVPMSLLAIGTIRIWVLPKLRDIGRDMVDSPGLGTDPAAEYIQPLAGVQLVLLLLVIPMVLSYLVGPELGRRFRLGGLPLWDLVADWIPWARQRMRRDFASGLATLLDAGVPEATAVAAAARCAGNVPFERRARRVLRQLEQGSPLGEALTHLDRAGELRWRLENSGAGRGSFCTALEGWIERLDALAFRQQQGLTQLGVSLLLTLNAVSVGLIALSVFGFVIRLLDLALLW
- a CDS encoding prepilin-type N-terminal cleavage/methylation domain-containing protein gives rise to the protein MKNERGATLIELLVYIAIFAVVLTLAISAYHQADVTSRGLSRNAAEIVRAVQAGEFWRREVRAAVGRPRLEAAGEGLAVLRLPLSGGEVLYHFKAGQVWRQDPSQAQPVIFLPEVKNSQFFAERRGEVDGWRWELELMSRRTNAAIKPRFTFLAPLSPASGRMPP
- a CDS encoding type II secretion system protein, which encodes MARVRGFTLVELVSVFAILAVLGSLMTPVLISARNRARDVGCLANLREWGRATLLYANEHDDRLPKDGTPNGTSQDGGWYVDLPRTLSLPTYHHMPWRTNESIEPARSLWICPSNRRRSNGANLFHYCLNEHVNGRGTGRQADLTSIRRPAATVWMFDNGKLAAVAQQNNVHTNLHANGAHFLFLDGHVGHFKNVDYWDFQRDRGITNHPSLRWRP